Proteins from one Thermobifida alba genomic window:
- a CDS encoding amino acid adenylation domain-containing protein, whose product MTQDHTAISEVLPLGPLQEGLLFHHAMAGTAGDVYAVQCRITLHGRLDRGRLRRAAQALLRRHPNLRAGFAHEGLDQPVQFVPAAADAEWSETDADGADGVPAAAVRVADRELARGFDLTAPPLLRFALVAGDTEHVLVVTAHHILLDGWSLPLLVDELCALYSRGGDETRLPPAPAYRDHLAWLARLDPGAAEEAWRAALAGLPGPCLVAPGRPGGTRPPRRLTRPLGADLSARLRQTARTHRVTPNTLFQAAWALTLAARTGGDDVVFGQPVSGRAPEVAGSEAMIGLFTNTLPVRVRLDTGETAAALLRRLHGEQAALVDHHAPGLAAVQRAAGGGELFDTLLVVESFPVDRSRHTADHAGLRVADVEVRDATHYPLALVVLPEQEVVLRLDHDPDRVAAEDAERVLDLVVRVLTQLADAPERPLHALDLLGQRERAALAAHNATARPVAVPTLTALLDAAGRTHADRVAVIADDARLTYRDLHERAGRIAALLDARGIGAGDVVAVALPRSAELVAALLGVLRTGAAYLPLDLDHPPARLAGMAGRARAAAVLTCREALPHLDGALPDPVVLDDPGVRARLAALEAAPTAGVHPDQLAYTIFTSGSTGEPKGVGVTHRAIANRVQWMQHTYRLTPDDRVAQKTPAGFDVSVWEFFWPLTAGAALVVARPGGHRDPAYLAALFAEHRVSVCHFVPSLLRAFLDEPTAGRAAGLRLVVASGEALDADLARAFARVLPGTRLDNLYGPTEAAVDVTCHPVLGADAEPLGRTVPIGRPVWNTELHVLDAALRPLPAGAVGELYLGGVQLARGYVGRPDLTAARFVANPVGAPGSRLYRTGDLVRRRADGAVEYLGRTDDQVKLNGVRLELGEVEAALRARPGVADAAAAVRSAPAGGVRLVGYVVPDGAPPAAEELRSGLAAVLPAALVPAVFVVLDALPLSVSGKLDRAALPDPAPQEPDGGRAPRTPAETALCTAFAEVLGLDRVDADADFFALGGDSVSSLRLVGRLVRDGLDLTVRDVFTHRTPERLAAAARPAAPPDPALREPEGDEFAGLMSPDEFADLAQAWREQD is encoded by the coding sequence TTGACCCAGGACCACACCGCCATCAGCGAGGTACTCCCGCTCGGCCCGCTCCAGGAGGGGCTGCTGTTCCACCACGCCATGGCCGGAACAGCCGGGGACGTCTACGCCGTCCAGTGCCGCATCACCCTGCACGGCCGGCTGGACCGCGGCCGGCTGCGCCGGGCCGCCCAGGCGCTGCTGCGCCGCCACCCCAACCTGCGCGCCGGGTTCGCCCACGAGGGACTGGACCAGCCCGTGCAGTTCGTGCCCGCCGCCGCCGACGCCGAGTGGAGCGAGACCGACGCGGACGGGGCCGATGGAGTCCCGGCCGCCGCCGTACGGGTCGCCGACCGCGAACTGGCCCGGGGGTTCGACCTGACCGCGCCGCCGCTGCTCCGCTTCGCCCTCGTCGCCGGCGACACCGAGCACGTCCTCGTGGTGACCGCCCACCACATCCTGCTGGACGGCTGGTCGCTGCCGCTGCTCGTGGACGAGCTGTGCGCACTCTACTCCCGCGGCGGCGACGAGACCCGCCTGCCGCCCGCCCCCGCCTACCGCGACCACCTGGCCTGGCTCGCCCGCCTGGACCCCGGCGCCGCCGAGGAGGCGTGGCGCGCGGCCCTGGCCGGCCTGCCCGGCCCCTGCCTGGTCGCCCCCGGACGGCCGGGCGGCACCCGGCCGCCGCGGCGCCTGACCCGCCCGCTCGGCGCGGACCTCAGCGCGCGGCTGCGCCAGACCGCCCGGACCCACCGGGTCACCCCCAACACCCTGTTCCAGGCGGCGTGGGCCCTCACCCTGGCCGCCCGCACCGGAGGCGACGACGTGGTCTTCGGCCAGCCCGTCTCCGGCCGCGCCCCCGAGGTGGCCGGCTCCGAGGCGATGATCGGCCTGTTCACCAACACCCTGCCGGTGCGGGTGCGCCTGGACACGGGCGAGACGGCGGCCGCGCTGCTGCGGCGGCTCCACGGCGAACAGGCCGCCCTGGTCGACCACCACGCGCCGGGCCTGGCCGCCGTGCAGCGCGCCGCGGGCGGCGGGGAGCTCTTCGACACCCTGCTGGTGGTGGAGAGCTTCCCGGTGGACCGCTCCCGCCACACCGCCGACCACGCGGGCCTGCGGGTCGCCGACGTCGAGGTGCGCGACGCCACCCACTACCCGCTGGCGCTGGTGGTGCTGCCGGAGCAGGAGGTGGTGCTCCGACTCGACCACGACCCCGACCGCGTCGCGGCCGAGGACGCCGAGCGGGTCCTCGACCTGGTCGTGCGTGTCCTCACGCAGCTCGCCGACGCCCCCGAGCGGCCCCTGCACGCCCTGGACCTGCTCGGGCAGCGGGAACGCGCCGCCCTCGCCGCACACAACGCCACCGCCCGCCCGGTGGCCGTCCCCACCCTCACCGCGCTGCTCGACGCCGCCGGGAGGACCCACGCCGACCGGGTGGCCGTCATCGCCGACGACGCCCGCCTCACCTACCGCGACCTGCACGAGCGGGCCGGACGCATCGCCGCGCTGCTCGACGCGCGCGGAATCGGCGCGGGCGACGTGGTGGCGGTGGCGCTGCCCCGCTCCGCGGAACTGGTGGCCGCGCTGCTGGGCGTGCTGCGCACCGGCGCCGCCTACCTGCCGCTGGACCTGGACCACCCCCCGGCACGGCTGGCCGGCATGGCCGGACGCGCCCGCGCCGCGGCCGTCCTGACCTGCCGGGAGGCGCTGCCGCACCTGGACGGGGCCCTGCCCGACCCCGTGGTGCTGGACGACCCCGGGGTCCGCGCCCGCCTGGCCGCGCTGGAGGCGGCCCCGACCGCCGGCGTCCACCCCGACCAGCTCGCCTACACCATCTTCACCTCCGGCTCCACCGGCGAGCCCAAGGGCGTGGGGGTGACGCACCGGGCCATCGCCAACCGGGTGCAGTGGATGCAGCACACCTACCGGCTCACCCCCGACGACCGGGTGGCGCAGAAGACCCCCGCCGGGTTCGACGTGTCGGTGTGGGAGTTCTTCTGGCCGCTCACCGCCGGCGCGGCCCTGGTCGTGGCCCGCCCCGGCGGGCACCGCGACCCCGCCTACCTCGCGGCCCTGTTCGCCGAGCACCGGGTGAGCGTCTGCCACTTCGTGCCGTCCCTGCTGCGCGCCTTCCTCGACGAGCCCACCGCCGGCCGCGCCGCCGGCCTGCGCCTGGTGGTCGCCAGCGGGGAGGCGCTCGACGCCGACCTGGCCCGCGCGTTCGCCCGCGTCCTGCCCGGCACCCGCCTGGACAACCTGTACGGCCCCACCGAGGCGGCCGTGGACGTCACCTGCCACCCGGTGCTCGGCGCGGACGCCGAACCGCTCGGCCGGACCGTGCCCATCGGCCGTCCGGTGTGGAACACCGAACTGCACGTGCTGGACGCGGCGCTGCGTCCGCTGCCGGCCGGCGCGGTCGGCGAACTGTACCTGGGCGGCGTGCAGCTGGCCCGCGGCTACGTCGGCCGTCCCGACCTGACCGCCGCCCGGTTCGTCGCCAACCCCGTCGGCGCGCCCGGCTCCCGCCTGTACCGCACCGGCGACCTGGTGCGCCGCCGCGCCGACGGGGCGGTGGAGTACCTGGGCCGCACCGACGACCAGGTGAAGCTCAACGGGGTGCGGCTGGAACTCGGCGAGGTCGAGGCCGCGCTGCGCGCCCGCCCCGGGGTCGCCGACGCCGCAGCGGCGGTGCGGAGCGCGCCCGCCGGGGGCGTTCGCCTGGTCGGCTACGTCGTCCCCGACGGCGCGCCTCCCGCCGCCGAGGAGCTGCGCAGCGGGCTCGCCGCCGTGCTGCCCGCCGCGCTGGTCCCCGCCGTGTTCGTGGTCCTCGACGCGCTGCCGCTGAGCGTCAGCGGCAAACTCGACCGCGCCGCGCTGCCCGACCCCGCGCCGCAGGAGCCGGACGGGGGACGCGCCCCGCGCACCCCGGCCGAGACCGCGCTGTGCACGGCCTTCGCCGAGGTGCTCGGCCTGGACCGGGTGGACGCCGACGCCGACTTCTTCGCCCTGGGCGGCGACAGCGTCTCCTCACTGCGCCTGGTCGGCCGCCTGGTGCGCGACGGCCTCGACCTGACCGTGCGCGACGTGTTCACCCACCGCACCCCCGAACGGCTGGCCGCGGCGGCACGCCCCGCCGCCCCGCCCGACCCCGCCCTCCGGGAACCGGAGGGCGACGAGTTCGCCGGTCTGATGAGCCCCGACGAGTTCGCCGACCTCGCGCAGGCCTGGCGCGAGCAGGACTGA
- a CDS encoding non-ribosomal peptide synthetase, whose amino-acid sequence MTTAAADSREIQEVLPLAPLQEGLLYHATVDEWQLDVYTVQNVFTFSRRVDAAALRAAADALLRRHPALRAGIWYEGVERPVQFVPRELSAAWREVDLSHLDAAEAHRRLDRLRVEQRERRFDLTRPPLLRHVLVRLPADRDALVLTFHHIVMDGWSGERYNAELMEVYRNGGDPSCLPEPRPYRDYLVWLSKQDHAAALEAWRRALDGVTEGTLVAPSADGGDGAVMPRTVDAVVGTALLDRVTALARTTGVTVNTVLMTAWSLVLRSRTGGDDIVFGSTVSGRPPEIDGVESIVGVFFNTVPVRVRIRPGEPVADLLRRVQAEQADLLPHHHVGLADIQRALGGQRLFDTLYVLRNLPYDDEGYQRIREATGLESVTGVDATHYPLTLVAQPGEEFRLSLAYRGDVVAEQEARTLFDRFRHLLEQVTAAPERPVAALDVLSEAERAALAAAHGDTARALPDQSLVELFEESARKWPDRTALVARDATLTFAELNGRANRLARLLLERGVGPEVPVAIALPRSSDWVVALFAVLKAGAAYVPLDLEHPPGRLRMMLDDAAPALTVTGTAVRDRLPAGGAPLLVLDDPATRAELARMAGTDPGDADRPVPARGDHLAYTIFTSGSTGRPKGVQIPARGLVNMLVNHRETIFGPVVEALGGRVLRVAHTVSFSFDMSWEELLWLVDGHEVHLLDEELRRDSDRLVDYCRRHAVDVVNVTPSYCGQLVEDGLLDPGRHRPALVLLGGEAVSDTVWRALRDADGVLGYNLYGPTEYTINTLGGGTDDSETPTVGGPIANTRVYVLDSALRPVAPGTPGELYVSGVGLARGYAGRAGLTAERFVADPFGEPGARMYRTGDLVRWDSHGRLDYLGRVDDQVKIRGVRVEPAEVAAALEEYPEVAQAAVVVREDAPGRRQLVGYLVPAAGARTDPAALRRGLADVLPAAMVPAHLVELERLPLTVNGKLDRAALPAPAAPERGGRGPRDDTDRQLCAHFAAVLGVDGVGIDDDFYELGGHSLLAMRLAGRLRRRMGVRVGAGTLLAAPTVARLREYLETERRDDLLATVLRLREGGRRPPLFCFHPASGFAWSYAALAPFVDRERPLVGVQFPGLRGEEVPQSMEELVELYARHVRRVQPHGPYHLVGWSFGGQVAHALATLLQAEGERVPFLALLDTYPTDAAEVRAAGGVPDAQEAEQEALEFLLSSSQRELPSRLSRPYRREEVVEFLRDSDGVWAEFDADTIDRVVRARGYTMEVMYRARYRVYDGDLHFFTAAADRDPDGGISARLWRRYVTGEVVDHEVDCGHNDLTGPAALSVVGPLLEEALRRAEGRSA is encoded by the coding sequence ATGACCACCGCAGCCGCGGACTCCCGGGAGATCCAGGAGGTCCTCCCGCTCGCCCCCCTCCAGGAGGGGCTGCTCTACCACGCCACGGTCGACGAGTGGCAGCTCGACGTCTACACCGTGCAGAACGTCTTCACCTTCTCCCGCAGGGTGGACGCCGCCGCGCTGCGCGCCGCCGCCGACGCCCTGCTGCGCCGCCACCCCGCGCTGCGCGCCGGAATCTGGTACGAGGGCGTGGAACGCCCCGTCCAGTTCGTGCCCCGCGAACTGTCCGCGGCCTGGCGCGAGGTGGACCTGTCGCACCTGGACGCGGCCGAGGCGCACCGCCGCCTCGACCGGCTCCGCGTGGAGCAGCGGGAGCGCCGCTTCGACCTGACCCGCCCGCCGCTCCTCCGCCACGTCCTGGTGCGCCTGCCCGCCGACCGCGACGCCCTGGTGCTGACCTTCCACCACATCGTCATGGACGGCTGGTCGGGGGAGCGGTACAACGCCGAGCTGATGGAGGTGTACCGCAACGGCGGCGACCCGTCCTGCCTGCCGGAGCCCCGCCCCTACCGCGACTACCTGGTGTGGCTGTCGAAGCAGGACCACGCCGCCGCGCTGGAGGCGTGGCGGCGCGCCCTGGACGGCGTGACGGAGGGCACCCTGGTCGCGCCGTCCGCCGACGGCGGCGACGGCGCGGTCATGCCCCGCACGGTGGACGCCGTCGTCGGCACCGCCCTGCTGGACCGGGTGACCGCGCTGGCCAGGACCACCGGCGTCACCGTCAACACGGTGCTGATGACGGCGTGGAGCCTGGTGCTGCGCTCTCGCACCGGCGGCGACGACATCGTCTTCGGCAGCACCGTCTCCGGCCGCCCGCCCGAGATCGACGGCGTGGAGTCGATCGTCGGGGTGTTCTTCAACACCGTCCCGGTGCGCGTGCGGATCCGCCCCGGCGAACCGGTCGCCGACCTGCTCCGCCGCGTCCAGGCCGAACAGGCCGACCTGCTGCCCCACCACCACGTGGGCCTGGCCGACATCCAGCGGGCGCTCGGCGGCCAGCGCCTCTTCGACACCCTGTACGTGCTGCGCAACCTGCCCTACGACGACGAGGGCTACCAGCGGATCCGGGAGGCCACCGGCCTGGAGTCGGTCACCGGCGTCGACGCCACCCACTACCCGCTGACGCTGGTCGCCCAGCCCGGCGAGGAGTTCCGGCTCAGCCTCGCCTACCGCGGCGACGTCGTCGCCGAGCAGGAGGCCCGCACCCTGTTCGACCGGTTCCGGCACCTGCTGGAGCAGGTCACCGCGGCCCCGGAGCGGCCGGTGGCGGCCCTGGATGTCCTGTCGGAGGCCGAACGCGCGGCGCTGGCGGCCGCGCACGGCGACACCGCGCGCGCCCTGCCCGACCAGAGCCTGGTGGAGCTGTTCGAGGAGTCGGCGCGGAAGTGGCCGGACCGCACCGCGCTGGTGGCCCGCGACGCGACGCTCACCTTCGCCGAACTCAACGGACGCGCCAACCGGCTGGCCCGCCTGCTGCTGGAGCGCGGCGTGGGGCCGGAGGTGCCGGTGGCGATCGCCCTGCCCCGCTCCAGCGACTGGGTGGTGGCCCTGTTCGCGGTGCTCAAGGCGGGCGCCGCCTACGTGCCCCTGGACCTGGAGCACCCGCCCGGGCGGCTGCGCATGATGCTCGACGACGCCGCGCCCGCGCTCACCGTCACCGGTACGGCCGTGCGCGACCGGCTGCCCGCCGGCGGCGCTCCGCTGCTGGTGCTGGACGACCCCGCGACGCGCGCCGAGCTCGCCCGCATGGCCGGCACCGACCCCGGAGACGCCGACCGGCCCGTTCCGGCGCGCGGCGACCACCTCGCCTACACCATCTTCACCTCCGGCTCCACCGGCCGCCCCAAGGGCGTGCAGATCCCCGCCCGCGGACTGGTGAACATGCTGGTCAACCACCGCGAGACGATCTTCGGGCCGGTGGTGGAGGCGCTGGGCGGCCGGGTGCTGCGCGTGGCGCACACCGTGTCGTTCTCCTTCGACATGTCGTGGGAGGAGCTGCTGTGGCTGGTCGACGGCCACGAGGTGCACCTGCTCGACGAGGAGCTGCGCCGCGACTCCGACCGGCTGGTCGACTACTGCCGCCGCCACGCGGTCGACGTGGTCAACGTCACCCCGTCCTACTGCGGGCAGCTGGTCGAGGACGGGCTGCTCGACCCCGGACGGCACCGGCCCGCCCTGGTGCTGCTGGGCGGGGAGGCGGTCAGCGACACCGTGTGGCGGGCGCTGCGCGACGCCGACGGCGTCCTCGGCTACAACCTGTACGGGCCCACCGAGTACACCATCAACACCCTCGGCGGCGGCACCGACGACAGCGAGACCCCCACGGTGGGCGGGCCCATCGCCAACACCCGGGTGTACGTGCTGGACTCCGCGCTGCGGCCGGTCGCGCCGGGGACCCCCGGCGAGCTGTACGTGTCCGGGGTGGGGCTGGCCCGCGGGTACGCGGGGCGGGCCGGGCTGACCGCCGAACGGTTCGTCGCCGACCCGTTCGGGGAGCCGGGGGCGCGCATGTACCGCACCGGCGACCTGGTGCGGTGGGACTCCCACGGCCGCCTCGACTACCTGGGACGCGTCGACGACCAGGTCAAGATCCGCGGTGTGCGCGTGGAGCCCGCCGAGGTCGCTGCCGCCCTGGAGGAGTACCCGGAGGTGGCCCAGGCCGCGGTGGTGGTCCGCGAGGACGCCCCCGGACGCCGGCAGCTGGTCGGCTACCTGGTGCCCGCCGCGGGGGCGCGCACCGACCCCGCGGCGCTGCGCCGCGGCCTGGCGGACGTGCTGCCCGCCGCGATGGTCCCCGCCCACCTGGTGGAGCTGGAGCGGCTTCCGCTGACCGTCAACGGCAAGCTGGACCGCGCCGCGCTGCCCGCGCCCGCCGCCCCCGAACGCGGCGGCCGCGGCCCCCGCGACGACACCGACCGGCAGCTGTGCGCGCACTTCGCCGCGGTCCTGGGGGTCGACGGGGTCGGCATCGACGACGACTTCTACGAACTGGGCGGCCACTCGCTGCTGGCGATGCGGCTGGCTGGACGCCTCCGCAGGCGCATGGGGGTGCGCGTGGGCGCGGGAACGCTGCTGGCCGCGCCCACCGTGGCGCGGCTGCGCGAGTACCTGGAGACCGAGCGCCGCGACGACCTGCTGGCCACCGTGCTGCGGCTGCGCGAGGGCGGACGCAGGCCCCCGCTGTTCTGCTTCCACCCGGCCAGCGGGTTCGCCTGGTCCTACGCCGCCCTGGCGCCGTTTGTGGACCGGGAGCGCCCCCTGGTGGGCGTCCAGTTCCCCGGACTGCGCGGGGAGGAGGTGCCGCAGAGCATGGAGGAGCTGGTCGAGCTGTACGCCCGCCACGTGCGCCGGGTGCAGCCGCACGGCCCCTACCACCTGGTGGGCTGGTCGTTCGGCGGGCAGGTCGCGCACGCCCTGGCCACCCTGCTGCAGGCCGAGGGGGAGCGGGTGCCGTTCCTGGCGCTGCTGGACACCTACCCCACCGACGCGGCGGAGGTGCGCGCGGCCGGGGGCGTCCCCGACGCGCAGGAGGCCGAGCAGGAGGCGCTGGAGTTTTTGCTGTCCAGTTCCCAGCGGGAGCTGCCGAGCCGGCTGAGCAGGCCGTACCGGCGCGAGGAGGTGGTGGAGTTCCTGCGCGACAGCGACGGCGTGTGGGCCGAGTTCGACGCGGACACCATCGACCGGGTGGTGCGGGCCCGCGGGTACACGATGGAGGTCATGTACCGGGCGCGCTACCGCGTCTACGACGGGGACCTGCACTTCTTCACCGCCGCCGCGGACCGCGACCCGGACGGCGGGATCAGCGCGCGGCTGTGGCGCAGGTACGTCACCGGCGAAGTGGTCGA